A window from Salvia miltiorrhiza cultivar Shanhuang (shh) chromosome 2, IMPLAD_Smil_shh, whole genome shotgun sequence encodes these proteins:
- the LOC131010463 gene encoding uncharacterized protein LOC131010463, translating to MADGWEPEIDWLCQVRGKAVKGHELPLGHIGWMDATQVLMPVIIGHHFILCRIRLGEAVCEVYDPVFHKLTPRQQDARVGDLLPLLRLLPVVLQVSRWLDDTSIDSTVAKNKWPLMTAVFAPAEVQFHQQDSVSCGPFVCMYAERLISGSPSIEWGNSNVAAYRAKIARSIFSLCETWNARKSRLGFA from the exons ATGGCTGATGGTTGGGAGCCTGAGATAGACTGGCTCTGCCAAGTACGTGGAAAAGCCGTTAAAGGCCATGAACTTCCTCTTGGTCATATAGGATGGATGGATGCCACACAG GTTCTCATGCCAGTCATAATTGGCCACCATTTTATCCTATGTCGGATTCGGTTAGGAGAAGCCGTTTGCGAGGTCTATGACCCAGTATTCCACAAGCTAACACCTCGACAACAGGATGCTCGAGTTGGTGATTTACTACCTTTACTGAGATTGTTGCCAGTTGTCCTTCAGGTGTCGAGGTGGCTAGACGACACATCCATTGATTCGACAGTGGCAAAGAACAAGTGGCCACTTATGACGGCAGTGTTTGCTCCAGCGGAGGTTCAGTTTCACCAGCAGGACTCTGTCAGCTGCGGGCCTTTCGTCTGCATGTATGCTGAACGACTGATATCTGGCTCTCCATCCATTGAGTGGGGTAATAGCAACGTGGCGGCATATAGGGCCAAGATTGCTAGATCTATATTTTCGTTGTGTGAAACTTGGAATGCCCGTAAGAGCAGACTTGGTTTTGCATAG
- the LOC131009771 gene encoding uncharacterized protein LOC131009771, whose translation MATGDSPAQQSVEPSVTWGNDQSTGWPSWDEPNPYQYDRPTTDRCWGPADDQYTYEPQFVEDAGNVDEDYVPSSEAETDTSASEDLSEPENVRRAGIEYAGWQNLQIDEDDDEQVPGADELTNWLVPVIPLDAAAALGKEFSVSKSDSRRVYFKCKHSDTCPFKLHASSQDGAIWGVYKFTNEHSCDGELGRVARIKAPAKVVAAYLAHKIHDDCEILKPKAIQLELRREFGVQIKYDVALRARNRATEMVYGRHDQSFEMLPKYLYMLRQSNPVTKDGNESLFPLAYGVGPKENDESWTYFMSRIRRVYGQADPLLIVSDQHISIANAIRNELPNATHGLCYYHLQNNLKHYGKAVVEVYRQAAFAYEKSDFNRAMNALKFMKRAAYDKLMGIGPEKWARSMCPMPVRRYSFMTSNAAEAFNSRLLWARRLPICSMLEAIRIFIEKWFSERLRAAQQIEQGLTAEAGKRVAIEVQKSRRYTAQRLSGMKYKVQTADRSFKVDLEKKKCECRVFQLDQLPCSHSIAAISEAGDTIAEYVDSYYTNDFLIDTYSRKVNNLPPRRQWLVPEHIAEQVVLPLIVKGQAGRPKEGRHRGGGEGSNTQADESSSIRRRKPKKCSICHEEGHIKRTCAGRATEPRE comes from the exons ATGGCCA CCGGAGATTCACCGGCGCAACAAAGTGTTGAACCGTCGGTCACTTGGGGTAATGATCAGTCAACGGGTTGGCCTTCATGGGATGAGCCAAATCCGTACCAGTACGATCGCCCAACAACTGATCGTTGTTGGGGTCCAGCTGATGATCAATATACGTACGAGCCTCAGTTTGTGGAGGATGCTGGTAATGTAGATGAAGATTATGTTCCATCGTCTGAAGCCGAGACTGATACAAGCGCCTCTGAAGACTTGTCGGAGCCAGAGAACGTGAGAAGGGCGGGGATTGAATATGCAGGTTGGCAGAATTTGCAGATCGACGAGGATGATGACGAACAGGTTCCTGGAGCAGAtgaactaactaattggttagttccggTTATCCCGTTGGACGCCGCAGCGGCACTT gGCAAGGAATTTTCTGTCAGCAAATCAGACAGCAGACGAGTCTACTTCAAATGCAAGCATTCAGATACGTGCCCCTTCAAGCTCCATGCATCGTCACAAGATGGAGCCATTTGGGGAGTGTATAAGTTCACCAATGAGCACTCATGCGACGGTGAGCTAGGGCGCGTAGCGCGAATAAAGGCCCCCGCAAAAGTCGTCGCAGCATATTTAGCACATAAAATACACGACGATTGCGAGATCTTGAAGCCGAAGGCCATCCAGCTGGAGCTGCGACGTGAGTTTGGCGTACAGATCAAGTACGATGTTGCTTTGCGAGCCCGTAATCGAGCCACTGAGATGGTTTATGGTCGACATGATCAGTCCTTCGAGATGCTGCCCAAGTACTTATACATGTTGAGACAATCCAATCCCG tGACGAAGGACGGCAACGAGAGTTTGTTCCCACTCGCGTATGGTGTTGGCCCGAAAGAAAACGATGAATCGTGGACTTATTTCATGTCACGCATTCGACGTGTTTATGGCCAAGCCGATCCACTTTTGATTGTCTCTGATCAGCATATCTCCATTGCCAATGCTATCAGGAATGAGTTACCAAATGCAACCCACGGCCTATGCTACTACCATTTGCAAAATAACCTGAAGCATTACGGTAAGGCAGTGGTCGAGGTGTATCGACAAGCTGCATTTGCGTACGAGAAGTCCGACTTCAATAGGgctatgaacgccctgaagTTTATGAAGAGAGCTGCGTACGATAAACTAATGGGGATTGGGCCAGAGAAGTGGGCTCGTTCGATGTGTCCTATGCCTGTGCGACGCTACAGTTTTATGACATCAAATGCTGCTGAAGCTTTTAATTCCAGATTGTTGTGGGCAAGAAGACTTCCTATATGCTCGATGCTAGAGGCAATCAGAATTTTTATTGAGAAATGGTTCAGCGAGCGACTAAGGGCTGCACAACAAATCGAGCAAGGCTTGACTGCTGAGGCTGGTAAAAGGGTAGCTATTGAAGTCCAAAAAAGTCGTCGATACACTGCACAAAGGTTGAGTGGCATGAAGTATAAGGTGCAAACTGCTGACAGAAGCTTCAAGGTGGATCTGGAGAAGAAAAAATGCGAATGTCGAGTATTTCAGCTAGACCAACTGCCCTGTTCTCATTCAATCGCTGCAATAAG tGAAGCCGGTGATACGATCGCGGAGTATGTAGACTCGTACTACACGAATGACTTTCTTATCGATACTTACTCTCGCAAAGTTAATAATCTCCCGCCGAGACGCCAGTGGTTGGTTCCCGAGCACATCGCTGAGCAGGTTGTATTACCTCTGATTGTAAAAGGTCAAGCGGGGCGCCCAAAAGAAGGTAGACATCGAGGTGGTGGTGAAGGCAGCAACACACAAGCAGATGAGTCTTCTAGTATCAGGCGTCGTAAACCAAAGAAGTGCAGCATCTGCCATGAAGAAGGACACATCAAGAGAACGTGCGCTGGCAGGGCGACTGAGCCCAGGGAGTAG
- the LOC131010462 gene encoding uncharacterized protein LOC131010462 yields MTIQSLIKRVCDLDRRVDDEDGSLYLRAVLVCVAHTLVLGLDAQVQPWLWVLVDDLATFDRFPWGAYSYKMLCHYTHEIGTGEKYHFYGPSWALYVWALERVPGFGHMVAASSGDPTAHPRCLRWTFRGKPRLYGLRDLFEGQGGVLPLEPDGDDLSNHYFISALTPGELSVSFRPPDNPLARGVQFPQQTGARVVEERGDEEDVPRQPRMTRSHSVRGPVRDARPHEPARHSVDPGKRPAPHTSSSSSGSRTVSSPSEGEVDRKWVKKTIRQEIKKAFGKFVDKLKGKGTKDRCKKSKHFPVPDSPDDDDQRRSPDDYQPRSPPQRRSPPPSASGPDASGPSVSRPCDDDPRDEEPCHPETQAYPSRPSDYAHSRPAETPDYNEQWRAMNQSVQGDYTPAEQTFDWSTQVYPHWSSPFLKPQYSTETPIFFAEPLTSIAPHEWGQSSSAGQAQTEEPEPQAEQPQVLLLQHPEQPSAEQPPAELPRRSQRVRRPSNFQRSPWVNSQMPRPVTQYCSDHYEKWMARCREGRRGEIYVKASGGLREYDDFARVDNVRQEFTTGDIDLYFLTLRNRLRGSLDLLDD; encoded by the exons ATGACCATACAGTCGCTCATCAAACGCGTGTGCGATTTGGATCGTCGAGTGGATGATGAGGATGGGAGCCTGTACCTTCGTGCTGTCCTCGTGTGTGTGGCTCACACCCTTGTTCTTGGGTTGGATGCGCAGGTACAGCCGTGGCTTTGGGTTTTGGTGGATGATCTGGCTacatttgatagattcccctggGGCGCGTATTCGTATAAGATGTTATGCCATTATACGCATGAGATAGGAACCGGCGagaagtatcacttctacggtccttcgtgggctttatatgTCTGGGCATTGGAGCGCGTCCCGGGCTTCGGACACATGGTCGCAGCATCTAGCGGTGATCCGACAGCGCACCCTCGGTGTTTGAGATGGACTTTCAGGGGTAAGCCCCGGCTTTACGGTCTGCGCGATCTATTCGAGGGACAG GGTGGTGTCCTGCCCCTGGAGCCCGATGGTGACGATCTGTCGAATCACTACTTCATATCAGCGCTGACACCGGGCGAACTCTCGGTGAGCTTCAGGCCCCCCGACAACCCATTAGCTCGGGGTGTCCAATTTCCACAGCAGACCGGAGCCCGTGTTGTGGAGGAGCGCGGGGACGAGGAGGATGTACCTAGACAACCTCGTATGACTCGCAGTCACAGTGTTCGGggccctgtgagggatgctcgaccccacgagccggctcgtcattcagtAGATCCGGGCAAGCGCCCAGCGCCGCATACTTCTTCATCGTCGAGCGGATCTCGGACTGTATCCAGTCCCAGCGAGGGTGAGGTGGACCGTAAATGGGTGAAGAAGACGATCCGTCAGGAGATTAAGAAGGCCTTCGGCAAATTCGTGGATAAACTGAAGGGCAAGGGTACAAAGGATAGGTGCAAGAAGAGCAAACATTTCCCAGTGCCCGACTCCCCTGATGATGATGACCAGCGACGGTCCCCTGATGATTACCAGCCACGGTCTCCTCCACAGCGACGGTCTCCTCCACCCAGTGCTTCAGGGCCCGACGCTTCAGGGCCAAGCGTTTCACGTCCCTGCGACGACGACCCCCGCGATGAGGAACCATGCCATCCAGAGACCCAGGCCTACCCATCACGCCCTTCAGATTATGCCCATTCCCGCCCAGCAGAGACCCCGGATTACAACGAGCAGTGGCGGGCCATGAATCAGTCTGTCCAGGGCGACTACACACCGGCAGAGCAGACTTTTGACTGGTCGACCCAGGTCTACCCTCATTGGTCTTCCCCATTCCTGAAGCCGCAGTATAGCACAGAGACCCCGATATTCTTTGCTGAACCgctcacttctattgcaccacaTGAGTGGGGACAGTCCAGTTCGGCAGGGCAGGCTCAGACGGAGGAGCCTGAGCCACAGGCAGAGCAGCCACAGGTACTGCTGCTGCAGCACCCAGAGCAGCCGTCGGCAGAGCAGCCGCCAGCAGAGCTCCCGCGTCGCAGTCAGAGGGTGAGGCGTCCGTCTAACTTTCAGAGATCGccttgggttaatagccaaatgCCACGTCCAGTGACACAATACTGCAGTGACCATTATGAGAAGTGGATGGCTAGGTGTCGAGAAGGTAGGCGTGGTGAGATTTATGTCAAGGCAAGTGGTGGTTTGCGGGAGTACGACGACTTCGCGCGGGTGGATAATGTCAGGCAGGAATTCACAACTGGG GATATTGACTTGTATTTCTTGACCTTGAGAAATAGACTTCGAGGTTCCCTGGATTTACTGGATGACTAG